From the Triticum urartu cultivar G1812 unplaced genomic scaffold, Tu2.1 TuUngrouped_contig_5524, whole genome shotgun sequence genome, the window GGGACAGTGCCGTGGCAAGTTGGTTGAAGAGCTTGAAATCAAAATTGAGTTGAACCGGATGTTGGTTGAACATCTTGATAATTGGGTTCGTTTTGCTGTATCATCGCGGGCAAAGGCACTAGTTTTTGATTTAGCACGAGAACAGCGTCAACCTCCAGGTTGTGTTGATCGGTACAAATTTCCATTTGAGCTTTTAGACGAGGACAGTATACACCGTCTACAGAAACTTCATCTTAGCTTTGTAGATTTCCAGCCACCAATGCATTTTAGTGGTTTCCCTAACCTAAGGAAGCTTGATCTGAGCATAGTGAGTGTCAATGGGAAGGATATTCAACATGTGTTGTCAAACTGCTGTAACCTAGAGTGGCTGAGTATTGTTAGATGCCATCTCAATGGTGAACTAAAGGTTAACGGCCCACTGCCCCACCTGCTATACTTGAAAGTTGCTACCTGCAGATTAACAAATATAGCATTCCATGCCGTGAACCTTGCGACTTTCGAATACAGAGGACTGGCGGTGCCTATTGACCTCAGTAAATCATCGGAACTGAAATGTGCAAACATATGGTATTATGGAGACACGCTCGAGCACACTATTACTGTTCTTGCTAATGTGCTTATAAATGTGCAACATCTGACCCTCGATACGGCCTGTGAACCTCCAAAGGTTCGCTCTTATACCTTCCTTTAAGTCATGGATTATCCTATAATATCACATGACTGATCATGACCTTTGGTTATCTATCTTTCAGATTCCCTGTTTGATGCATTACCGATGCAAGTTTTCTCAGATGACGTGTTTACAATTGAGGTTGGTCTATATCCAAGAATTCAATATATTATCTTTGGTCTCTTTTGTGAGGTCTGCTCCTTTCATCAAGAAGTTAGAGCTGCACGTAAGTACTCATATTGCATTACAGCTTCTTTCAACGCATTGGATGTCTCATTATGCCAACTATCATGCTGTCAACTTAGAGGCACGTTCGAGTATAATATGTGATGAGAAGTGCTGTGGTGGACAGTTTCTTTTATTGCATATGCTGTCCTGGAAGTGACGGATGGATATAGACTGCTAAACTTACTTGTTGTTCGTTTTAGCACTCTCTTTGTTTGGAAGCTACTAGTTTTTTTAT encodes:
- the LOC125529331 gene encoding F-box/FBD/LRR-repeat protein At2g04230-like isoform X2, which codes for MGNFVPGISTVDHCHPRISSHRIEPFTILAFRAISEHIIRCEVFDRKLIANGRFQLLTILICGAIHAKGIAVNGRFNLCGILICGVLSDYLWHEPTDGEEPPVDLVGNLPEDVLCTVLSKLSLEEAVRTSAVSRKWRYLWTVCPKLSFDGNTIRGKNNYEKRVYNLVFSHIVNRVLGQCRGKLVEELEIKIELNRMLVEHLDNWVRFAVSSRAKALVFDLAREQRQPPGCVDRYKFPFELLDEDSIHRLQKLHLSFVDFQPPMHFSGFPNLRKLDLSIVSVNGKDIQHVLSNCCNLEWLSIVRCHLNGELKVNGPLPHLLYLKVATCRLTNIAFHAVNLATFEYRGLAVPIDLSKSSELKCANIWYYGDTLEHTITVLANVLINVQHLTLDTACEPPKIPCLMHYRCKFSQMTCLQLRLVYIQEFNILSLVSFVRSAPFIKKLELHDLKHASVKLSSFRTWWKIPLHWRF